The Paramisgurnus dabryanus chromosome 3, PD_genome_1.1, whole genome shotgun sequence genome includes a window with the following:
- the LOC135748468 gene encoding uncharacterized protein — protein MNNENCSDVAHSRHSLSDQSQGALSEEACRSQQQLLNAYPNSESSQQFTHFDSDPQLQELLNTLYTYTHQDGGALPSTSGPSTTSATPTDAIEPIQTPPSDTPSLSAVDIEALIRDGGTVNDFHVYPRPRFNSVELQRSMNLREIRATDLASYHIRLHDTMNEMVTFARRIGGDNSVINFTLRGPRLNSDVSVILSPGNNYDVTIFTDQIEKILQSDERLLCDDMVEIGATVAMNRQGGVRRKLTDLALDQVIKRKKTSLFCPMNISNNLCFSICLAHFLDPALPESDLERRAAVIQNDTGFSIQDKIGLCDIAKFESLYDVKIVVFYRTTDGPVETFANQSDPHPKTLHLYLHDEHFYTILNLKAFIGSNYVCRFCYKGYNDVKHHHCSRICNVCFDPDCYKHPKRTVHCADCLRFCKSDYCYKAHKKISRGRDRVPCDMIKYCKLCNRRYDVSGARDNHKCKPVQCVHCGEDLGTEGLHQCFIRPINPKDTSEKYIFYDFETRYENGKHVANFVCAITFQGEKFVAEGPYCVSYLINHFRQRRYKGYTFIAHYASKFDSFLILEYFCKAGLTLDIIMQGCKLIYMYDSVYAQRYIDSYSFIPMALSKMPAALNLTTTEKGYFPHHFNRVENESYVGPYPDKKFYGYDNMTDKNQAKFDEWYATVTGKFFDFKKELKEYGVNDVVLLREACMKYRDAFIACTELDPFNFTTLASCCMGVFKTHYLDSKTLALTHNNAYVQKSKTYSNASIEWLEYVKKTRNLDIHHALNHGEVSIGKYYLDGFAEFQGTRYGLEFAGCMFHGHSCQYPSHYTHPMSAVPYGVLRRQFDEKVDILQNAYGLKIEVMWECEWTKMKRDDPSVKEFMSTYSAPERLKPRDALFGGRTNAYKLYHKTAEGERISYVDFTSLYPFCQSTKTYPIGHPEIIFNDFEPIENYYGLIKAVVYPPRKLLHPVLPYRCNGKLFFPLCRTCAHSENQTSCCSHTDEERALSGSWVSIELLKAVEKGYVIARIDEVWHFPQRSDNLFREYVKTFLRLKQQASGYPANVVTDADKAKYIRDYYKKEGIRLDPEKISYNPAQRSINKLLLNSLWGRFSMRENLPKTLLVKKPEDFTRIVFNATTSLKYFTFVSDDVALVQFQKPEGELCKTNDINVFVGAFTTAHARLELYELMDKLGDRLLYSDTDSVIFVSRDGDWDPPLGDYLGELTNELDDGDFITEFCSSGPKSYGYRTAKGKVTMKAKGITLNAKNSQTIRLDTLIDLVDGYAKSRYNSRCLLAHTENIVRDKKHLTLHNKSVVKRFRVVYNKRRLLGNFSSVPYGF, from the coding sequence ATGAATAATGAAAATTGTTCAGACGTTGCACATAGCCGCCATTCTCTTTCAGATCAGTCACAGGGTGCACTGTCTGAAGAGGCCTGTAGGTCGCAACAACAATTGTTAAATGCTTATCCGAATTCCGAGTCGTCGCAGCAATTCACCCATTTTGATTCGGACCCTCAACTACAAGAACTGTTAAATACGctttacacatacacacaccaaGATGGCGGCGCGCTACCAAGCACCTCAGGTCCATCTACTACCTCGGCAACCCCTACAGACGCTATCGAACCCATACAGACGCCCCCTTCTGATACACCGTCACTGAGCGCAGTCGATATCGAAGCGTTGATACGCGATGGTGGAACCGTAAATGACTTTCACGTTTATCCGAGACCTCGTTTCAATAGCGTGGAACTGCAAAGATCCATGAATCTGAGAGAGATTAGAGCCACAGATTTAGCATCGTATCACATACGCCTGCACGACACCATGAACGAAATGGTAACATTCGCCAGACGAATCGGAGGTGACAACAGTGTGATCAATTTCACGCTAAGAGGTCCGCGTCTCAATTCTGATGTATCTGTAATTTTATCCCCAGGAAATAATTACGACGTCACGATATTTACAGATCAAATTGAAAAAATTTTACAGAGCGACGAGCGACTATTGTGTGATGATATGGTCGAGATAGGCGCTACCGTGGCAATGAACAGACAGGGAGGTGTTCGACGCAAACTTACGGATTTGGCTCTTGACCAGGTGATCAAAAGAAAAAAGACGAGTTTGTTTTGTCCTATGAATATCTCTAATAATTTGTGCTTTTCTATCTGTCTCGCACATTTTCTCGATCCCGCATTACCTGAGAGCGACCTGGAAAGACGCGCAGCGGTCATTCAAAATGACACGGGATTCTCGATTCAAGACAAGATAGGCCTTTGCGACATAGCGAAGTTTGAAAGTCTGTATGACGTCAAAATAGTTGTTTTTTACAGAACAACAGATGGACCGGTAGAAACATTCGCAAATCAGAGCGATCCGCATCCGAAAACGTTGCACCTTTACTTACACGATGAACACTTTTACACGATTCTCAATCTAAAGGCGTTCATAGGCTCCAACTACGTATGCAGGTTCTGCTATAAAGGGTACAACGACGTTAAGCATCACCACTGTAGTCGGATCTGCAACGTGTGTTTCGATCCCGATTGCTACAAACATCCTAAAAGAACCGTACATTGCGCCGATTGTTTGCGTTTTTGCAAATCCGATTACTGTTACAAAGCGCACAAGAAAATATCCCGGGGCAGAGACCGTGTGCCGTGCGATATGATAAAATACTGTAAGCTGTGCAATAGACGCTACGATGTTTCAGGCGCTAGAGATAATCACAAATGCAAGCCCGTCCAATGCGTCCATTGCGGCGAAGATCTCGGGACCGAGGGGCTGCATCAGTGTTTTATTCGGCCTATAAATCCCAAGGATACTAGCGAGAAGTACATCTTCTACGATTTTGAAACCCGTTACGAAAACGGAAAACACGTCGCCAACTTTGTATGCGCGATCACTTTTCAAGGTGAGAAATTTGTAGCGGAGGGACCCTACTGCGTATCGTACCTAATCAACCATTTCAGGCAACGACGATATAAAGGCTACACTTTCATTGCCCACTACGCGTCCAAATTCGATTCTTTTCTCATTTTGGAATATTTTTGCAAAGCTGGGCTTACGTTGGACATCATCATGCAAGGTTGCAAATTAATCTACATGTATGACAGCGTGTATGCTCAGCGATATATCGACAGCTACTCGTTCATTCCCATGGCCTTGTCTAAGATGCCTGCAGCGTTAAACTTGACTACTACGGAAAAAGGATACTTCCCCCATCATTTCAACAGGGTGGAAAACGAAAGCTATGTAGGCCCATACCCAGATAAAAAGTTTTACGGCTACGATAACATGACCGACAAAAACCAGGCAAAGTTTGACGAGTGGTACGCCACCGTTACGGGGAAATTCTTTGACTTTAAGAAAGAGCTGAAAGAGTATGGCGTGAACGACGTGGTCTTATTACGCGAAGCTTGCATGAAATACCGTGACGCGTTCATCGCATGCACAGAGCTCGACCCCTTCAACTTTACAACGCTGGCTAGTTGTTGTATGGGCGTGTTTAAAACGCATTATCTCGACAGTAAGACGCTGGCTCTTACACACAACAACGCATACGTTCAAAAGAGTAAGACGTACTCGAACGCTTCGATCGAATGGCTTGAGTATGTTAAAAAGACTCGAAACTTGGACATTCACCATGCCCTGAACCACGGTGAAGTGTCTATCGGTAAATATTACCTGGACGGGTTCGCGGAATTCCAAGGTACGCGATACGGGCTCGAATTTGCCGGCTGTATGTTCCACGGCCATTCATGCCAGTATCCGTCGCATTACACGCATCCCATGTCGGCCGTACCCTACGGCGTTCTCAGGAGACAGTTTGACGAAAAGGTTGATATTCTGCAGAATGCGTATGGGTTAAAAATCGAGGTGATGTGGGAGTGCGAATGGACCAAAATGAAACGAGACGATCCCTCGGTAAAAGAATTTATGAGTACCTACTCTGCTCCAGAGCGACTGAAGCCCAGAGACGCTCTCTTTGGCGGTCGAACGAACGCCTACAAACTCTATCACAAAACGGCAGAAGGAGAAAGAATAAGCTATGTCGATTTCACCAGTTTGTATCCCTTCTGTCAGTCTACGAAAACCTACCCCATCGGTCACCCCGAAATCATTTTCAATGATTTCGAGCCGATCGAAAACTATTACGGTCTTATCAAGGCCGTCGTGTACCCTCCCCGTAAATTACTGCACCCCGTCCTGCCGTATAGATGCAATggaaaattattttttccactGTGTCGTACTTGCGCGCATTCTGAAAATCAGACGTCGTGCTGCAGTCACACGGATGAAGAAAGGGCGCTCTCAGGTAGCTGGGTCAGTATTGAGCTTTTGAAGGCCGTCGAGAAGGGGTACGTGATCGCTAGGATCGATGAAGTTTGGCATTTTCCCCAGCGTTCTGATAACTTGTTTCGTGAATACGTGAAAACGTTTTTGCGATTGAAACAACAAGCGTCCGGCTACCCCGCGAACGTTGTCACGGACGCAGACAAAGCAAAGTACATCCGAGATTATTACAAAAAAGAGGGGATACGTCTCGACCCCGAAAAGATCAGTTACAATCCTGCTCAGAGATCCATCAATAAACTACTGTTGAATTCTCTTTGGGGGCGCTTTTCTATGCGCGAGAACCTCCCCAAAACGCTACTCGTGAAAAAACCTGAAGATTTCACCAGAATTGTTTTCAACGCAACCACATCGCTGAAATATTTCACGTTCGTCTCGGACGACGTGGCTCTCGTTCAGTTTCAAAAACCCGAAGGCGAATTGTGCAAAACAAACGACATTAACGTGTTCGTAGGGGCATTTACGACCGCTCATGCGCGACTGGAGTTGTACGAACTCATGGATAAACTCGGCGATCGTTTGTTATACTCTGACACAGACAGCGTTATATTCGTTTCAAGGGACGGCGACTGGGACCCCCCGCTGGGGGATTATCTGGGGGAGCTGACGAACGAATTGGACGACGGTGATTTCATAACAGAGTTCTGTTCTAGCGGACCAAAGTCTTACGGCTATCGTACCGCTAAAGGCAAGGTGACTATGAAGGCTAAGGGAATAACCCTAAACGCAAAAAATTCTCAAACGATCCGATTAGACACTCTGATTGATCTGGTCGACGGCTATGCTAAATCGCGCTATAACTCGCGCTGCCTCCTGGCGCACACTGAGAACATTGTGAGAGATAAAAAGCATCTCACGCTGCACAACAAATCAGTCGTCAAAAGGTTTAGAGTCGTTTATAACAAAAGAAGACTCTTGGGAAATTTCAGCAGTGTACCCTATGGGTTCTGA